The following nucleotide sequence is from Aspergillus luchuensis IFO 4308 DNA, chromosome 1, nearly complete sequence.
AGCTGTTAGCCTTGTGTTGGCTTTTGCCGGGTTTGAGAAATTCATTGAGCGTTACATTTCGGTAATGATTAGCTACGCTTGCGAGGGAATCCGATGgatttgggtttggtttgaAATTTTTCAGTATTCTTTTAATGCTTCTTCGCTTGCCGTGCCATATTCCCTGCGTGCGCATATTGTCAAcgcctccccctcttcacaAAGTAACATACGCCATGAGTTGAGCGGGACGATGGCTATCAGATTTTATACAAACTCTCATCACACGCTACTACCATGTTCGATGCTTCCTTCTATCTCTGTCTTCGTGGGGGTTATCCAACCCATGTCACGTCTTTCCGAATCCCCCCACAACAATTCATCTGCTCGTACCCCGTTATCCTTACTTCCTTTCCTCGAAACTTGACCTCCCAATTTCCGCATGTACGGTGCTGTATCATGATCAATGCAGTTCACTCACACAaccctttcctctcctcctacTCTCTCATCTTACGCAAACCCTTTATCCATCTCCCTGTCGCTTTCACCTGCTCCGTCGATAGTACATCATCGTCGTTGAGCCATTTGGatcccccttctttcttttttctatagCTTGTGGAACCGGAGCCAAGATTCTGGGAAAGGGTAAATGGTACGGGAGCTTTGTGTTAACGTGCAGAACCGTGTATCTAGCATTTGTTCTGAGGTGTGCATTCGAATACTTTAAAGTTATGTGTTGTTCCTTTGAGTGTAGATGTAGTGACATGTGGTATGGGAGCTTGCCTGATCATGATGTCAACTGCGAAATCAGCTGGAAAGGTATAATGTTCGCCATTCACAATGTTTGCCGGTACTTGTACAGCATTACGCCATCttgaatactactaccatctGATGGATACTAGATATTCATATCaaaatagtagtactaaccgactgatgaagatgaattcCACAACACCACTGAACCCTGCTAACGCTAAATAtaaccatccatcccatgcTAAGCCACAAAACTCCCCCTGCAAGGCACTAAGTAATAGTAATCTAATTTACAAAACATCCATACACCCCaggaaataaaagaaagaaacaagaccTCCAAAATCAGCAACAAGCATACATAATAGACACATACAGTAGACCACCGACTCCATATATTAGGGTATCAATCAACCTCCCCGGCTTCCCCGCTCCCGTGCAATAGCTTTTTGCATCATGTAGGTAACCCTACCAATTCCAGGTACGGGATGAAGCAGTGAAGACGGGCGGTTTCCATTGCAGCCGGGCGGGATCGATCTTGCGAACGCCCTtgattttctccttctccaggcGCTTCTTGTGCTCTTCGACGACTTGGTCGGTTAGGACTATGACCCAGTTTCCTTTCTATATTGTAATGGAATGGTTAGTGGCTGCATCTTTCGGGGTAAGTAACTGGTAGTGGGAGGGAACATACATGGTAACGGAGCATATTGAACACAACCAAAGTCTCGTGGACGTCTTTCTCCGTCATGGAAGTCAGCATTGAGAGGTCGTGCTCGCTGACGGATTCCCGGCCGGTTTCTAAGAGTAGTTCCACGAGGGTTTCTCGCCAGTATTGTCGGTAACTGAGGAGACCGAGATCACTGAGAGGCTTCTCGGGCGATCCGAGCTTTCCTTCGCGCTTGCCGAGCTCGTAACTgaaggagatgaggagacggCCGTACCCGCGGCGTTGGTATTGAGGGAGGGTTAAGATACAGGCCAGGTTGTAGCCTTCCGCGGAGTCTTTTTCCTTGGAGAAGTAGCCGACGAGATGGCAGCCTGTTTCGTCTCGACTGCACATGcagtagaagaggaaggggtcGACGTCATAGTACAGTGTTTTGTGGTCGAGGAAGAGTTTGCTCAGTAGACAGAGGTTGCGACACCAGGTCCGTTGGCGGCGGCCGTCGACTTCGAAGAATGAAATGTAGTCATCCCGGTAGATTTCGTTTCCGGGCGGGTGCACGAGGGTGCATTTGGAACGGTGACGCTCGAAGGCGCGCTTGTTGTCGAAATATCCCAGGCAGAACTCGTCAATGTATACGACGTCTGCGTCGGAGAATGATGCCG
It contains:
- the ESA1 gene encoding NuA4 histone acetyltransferase complex catalytic subunit ESA1 (COG:B;~EggNog:ENOG410PHAU;~InterPro:IPR000953,IPR036388,IPR016197,IPR025995, IPR016181,IPR040706,IPR002717;~PFAM:PF01853,PF11717,PF17772;~go_function: GO:0004402 - histone acetyltransferase activity [Evidence IEA];~go_process: GO:0006355 - regulation of transcription, DNA-templated [Evidence IEA];~go_process: GO:0016573 - histone acetylation [Evidence IEA]), which translates into the protein MVQKDGELRKAEILSIKQRKDGPSFYVHYVDFNKRLDEWIDSGRIDLSHEVEWPQPEKPEKKKTGPGNKAPSKNAQKRARAESRDVSATPDLLTGKNTNVGKAQRPSKAGGKENRDETPVNLSIGGSEAVSADGTPKPDSDDVDMIEVGFSKDEKEEAKALGLMSREEEIERLRTSGSMTQNPTEIHRVRNLTRLQMGKYDIEPWYFSPYPASFSDADVVYIDEFCLGYFDNKRAFERHRSKCTLVHPPGNEIYRDDYISFFEVDGRRQRTWCRNLCLLSKLFLDHKTLYYDVDPFLFYCMCSRDETGCHLVGYFSKEKDSAEGYNLACILTLPQYQRRGYGRLLISFSYELGKREGKLGSPEKPLSDLGLLSYRQYWRETLVELLLETGRESVSEHDLSMLTSMTEKDVHETLVVFNMLRYHKGNWVIVLTDQVVEEHKKRLEKEKIKGVRKIDPARLQWKPPVFTASSRTWNW